The nucleotide window CGAGCAGCATCCCGGCGGTGTGCCCTCCCATGGAGTGCCCGACGACCGCTACGCGGCCGATATCTAGGCGTCCGGCGATGTCTGGAACTGCAGCTTCGATCTGATCGAGGCGGTCCAGGATGTGCATCATGTCTTCGACGCGAGAGCGCCAAAAAAGCGGCGCGCCCCGAGTCTCTGGGGGGAGACCCAGGGACTTTGAACTCAAATGAGTGGGTTGTATGACGACAAAGCCGTGAGCAGCCCAAAAGTTGACGACTGGCCCATAGCCATTCAGTGAGGA belongs to Granulicella arctica and includes:
- a CDS encoding alpha/beta hydrolase family protein, encoding MNDNNPLALQDHALIGEAGKIPVSPSTPVVSVSPITLSVPGRLVDLQVRVSAPTSGRDLPIILLSHGQGRSNHLSSLNGYGPVVNFWAAHGFVVIQPTHLSSKSLGLPPETRGAPLFWRSRVEDMMHILDRLDQIEAAVPDIAGRLDIGRVAVVGHSMGGHTAGMLL